The Arvicola amphibius chromosome 6, mArvAmp1.2, whole genome shotgun sequence DNA window CATACCCTAAATAATTTAAGACACAGTATGGAGCTCTACTTTCCATGACGGGCAGCAGGATGTCCCAGGAAGCCTGGCTGGTCTCTGAGCTAGCGTTAACAGTTCAGCAGTATGAGCTACGTAGATGAcagttccccacccccacccggggACACAAGGACCGTAAGCAAcattagaaaataatcaaatttattcTCTCTAGGGATTGGGGAAGGAGCACCTTGAGTCCCACGGTGCCATCCATCCTTAAATAAACAGTCAAAGAGGGCCACCTGCTCACTCTGCAGGCGGTGGGCAATCCGGAGCTGTGGGTGGAGTTTCTCCCAGTGTGGGCTGGCCCTCAGCCCCATCCCTAGGACGGAagaccagctctccagcctgcagCATTTGCCCAGCTGGCCATGTGCTGCCCGGCCCATACTGCTGGTAGAAGTCCGCATCTGTCTGGAACATGACCAGTGCCTGGGCTGTATGGATCCGAACATGCTGGGCCAGGCTGTTGGCATCCAGGAACTTGTCCCCACAGGAATCACAAGCGTAGaggatgtgggtgttggggtcTGTGGAGGTGTGGGGCTGTGGTCAGGATGGGAAGGACCTTGGGTCCACCGGCGTTCATGCCCCAGACTGCCCCTCTCACCTTCTTCCTGCACCTGCTTGACAGCCTTGCTGATCTCGGCTTTCAGTACTTCTGTCTCATCAGCTGTCACCGCGGCCCCCACTGGTACCACTGTGGGCAAAGTCAGCAGGGCCTGAGGCAGAAGCCACAGGGACCTACCCCATTGTTGCCACCAAGGCAAGCTGCCTGTGGCTACCCTCTGCTGCCTCTACAGTCCACACCTGTGAGCTGAGTAACCGCTGTTGCTGCCAGTGCCTCTGTGGCCAGTGTGACCATGTCATCCACAGTGACCACGCTGACctcaccaccctcttctggctccaggATCTTGATGCCCGCCTTGCCCTGATGCACGGTCTTCACGTGAGAGCGCAGGTTGTCTACCCGGTTGAAGCCACGGCCACACTTGTCACACAGGTAAGGCTTCTctcctggtgggggggggggggtgagttaCCATCCTGTCACCTGCAGACCTCCCAGGACCCAGAAGCCCCGTCTTTTCTAGCAAGTTCTCTGGCAGCCACCAGTGCTGACAGGTGCCTCAATAGCACCCTCCTCCTGGAAGCTCCAAGGCAGGTGGAGTCCTCATTGGAACTGAACTTCAAGATTCCCTGTAAGCAAGTGTGGCTGGCACAGGGCTCCCTACCTCTTCCCCCACTACCCGTCTCCTCCAAAATGGGCTGGGAAGGGCTGGACAAAGGCAGGCAGCACATGCTCACCAGTGTGGATGATTATGTGCTTGGACAGGTCCCCCACATTCACAAAGGCCTTGCTACACACGCTGCACTTGTGTGGTCGGATGTTGTCATGGTGGCGAATGTGATTGGCCAACTGGCTGGACTGGACGAATCTACAGGGCCACAAATCAGGGGCTTATGTTGACCCACAGGAGCCTTGATGTATGTGTTGGGGGGCTTGGAGGGTACCCACCACTCTGGGACACAGCCTGGGACTTGGCCTCATGCTCCCTGGGGCAGGGGCAGGCCGCTACCTCTTGCCACAGCGCTCACAGACGTAGGGCTTCTCCCCCGTGTGTTGGCGCACATGGGCGATGAGGGAGCTGGCTTGAGTGAAGGCTTTGCCACACATCACACACTGGCACGGCTTCTCACCTGGGGCAGAGGCACGAGGCACTAGCACCCACTCAGCTCCCTGTGCCCCTTCCACAGCCCACACGGGGCCTCCTCACCCACCCGTGTGGATCCGTACGTGCCGCTGCAGCGCGCCTGGGTCAGCAAACTGCCGCTGACAGTGGGTGCATACGTAGGGTTTCTCCCCGCTGTGGATCCGCAGGTGCCGCTTGAGGTTCCCTTTGGAAATGAGGGGCAAGACTGGTGTGCTGCACTGCCAGGGGCCCAGGGACGAGGGCGGGGAGCCAGGGTGCTCTGGGCCTACCTGAGGTGGTGAATTGCTTCCCGCACTCCCGGCACTTGAGAGGGCCATCGGCAATGTGGATCTTCAAGTGGGCCTTCAGGTTCCCCACCTGCACCCAGACAGGGGCTCAGAAGGGTCCCCTAGGAACCTGACTTTTCCCCAAACCCTTGAACCAGGAAATAATAGACTCTGTGGTCTCTCAAAGCCCACAGAGCAATGGAAGGAAAATGCAGCAGAACCTATTCTAAGATGGCTTGCTCTTCAGGGTCCCATCCTAGGAGAGTCCCTAGCCACAGATACAGTGGCTGTTGTGTGCTAACCCTGGGGAACCACCAGCAGGACCCTACGGTGCTGGCTCAGGGAGGGGTGCACACCTGGTTGAATTTCTTGTCGCAGTGCGGGCACTTGTGCTCCTTGTTGGTGTCGTGAGTCTCCAGGTGGCGCATCTTGGAGGTGGGGTCAGAGAAAGAGCGGCCACAGTAGTCACACTGGTAGGGTTTCTGGCCACTGTGCACCAGCTGGTGGCGCTTGAGGTTGCCTGAAGTTGTGAAGAGCTTGCCACAGTCCCCACAGCGGTAGCGGGCCTCCCCCGAGTGCCTCTTCTTGTGCAGGTTCAGCAGGCTGATGAGCCTGTAGCTCTTGCCACACTCCTCACACCCATAGGGTTTCAACGGGCTGTGGGTCAGAAGGTGCTAGGTGATAGGAAGGGGTCTTGCAGGGTCCAGGGAGGCCCCCAGTCTGGGGGAGGCAAGGTGGGTACCTGTGTGTCTTCTCATGGGCCTTGCATGCTGCGGGGTCTGAGAAAGCCTTGCTGCACTCCCGGCATGAGAAAGGTTTCTCACCCGTGTGGATGCGGATGTGGCGTTTGAAGTTCCCCGTGTGCGTGAACTCCTTTCCACAGTCCTGCAGGCGCAGCAGGAAGGAGTGCGTGAGGGGCTGCAGAGACCCTGGAGGCACAGGGCTGGCACCGCCCACGGCCCCGCACCTCGCACTTGTGGATGATGGAGCCATAAGCCTTGGACTCAGTGCGATCCCCATAGGTGCCTGAGCGCAGGTTCCGGCCTTCCATGCCAAGCTCCTGCCCAGAGTCTGTGCCCGCAGACTCTTCATTCTCCTCAGGGGTCTCCCCATTCTCCAGATGCATCCCCTCTTCCTTGACTGTGGCAGGCCCTGTGACCTCTTCCTCTTGTTCCTCTTCTCCTTTGCTGGCTGGTTCCACTTCCACTTCTGCACAGAGAAGAGGGGGTACTGAGGGACCTGGCTGGGCTCAGAATACCTTCTGGGTCTTGTCTAACTCCCTCTCCACTTCTCCACTTCACAAATGCCTTTATTTAGGTGACAGTGACTCTAGGATCTGTCACCTAAGTATTTGCTACTTGGAGGGTATAAGACCTCAGGGTGGCACTATTAGCCAGTAAGTCCTTGTGAGCTTGGTTGTGGGAAGCACGGCACTGTGCAGTGCCCAGGGCTGAGCCCCAGGGCTACGTCAGGATGCTTCTAGACTAAGGAAACATGGAAGGGATGTGCACTCAAGACAGCTCAGgagtcaagaaagaagaaaagctcaaGTGAATGCTGTCCAAGCAGGACAGGCTAGTGGGAAGAGAGGTCCAAGAGAGCAGCGCGGTATGTGTGGCTGTGGGAGGGCACCTTGCTCTGAGCTCTCTGACAAGGCCTCAGCTTCTGCAGCAGCCATGCCGCTCGTGGGGTCCGGCTTGAGTTCTGCAGGTGGAGGCTCCCGGGGAGCATCAGCCTTCTCCGTCTGTTCTGCACCTGAGGAGGGATGGATTGGACTCTGTCCAGGGGCCAAATAGGTCTCTTCCATGGCTGGGAAGACCCTGCAGAACAAACTATCTGAGCTAGACATGAGCCAGAAAAGTATCAGAGCACATGCCAACCTCCCAGCCACGAAGCCTTTGCTATTTGGGGCTGCTGGCAGGTGGTGGACAGAAGCAGCTTCCTACCGTGCATTCCCTTCTTCCAGGTAGCCAGCCCACGAGGACTAAATCACAACTCACCACTGGctgtactttctgcctggccaccCCGCTCTTCTTTGAGCTCTCTGCTTAAGCCTGCATGTGGACTGCTTCTTGCTTGGTCCAGCCTGTTCAGCATGGCGGCGGCAGCCTTCTCTTCTTTGGCTCTCTTGTCCCCTGGAGACAGAACAGGACAAAGTTGTCATTTTCCATCAAGTGTCCACTGCCAGAGGGATGAGGTGGCTCCTCTGAGTCCCCCTGGGGACTCTGGTGCTTCACTGGTTTGTTCAGGGAACACCTCACCTCAGGACACTGACTTCACGGCACCACAAGTGATGTTGCCTTACACGGGCAGTAGACACTGGATATGTGTCAGTGCTCAGCAGGAGGGGGACATGATCCTTTTATTGCCCATGATGGGAGTCTGCAGGCTTCTGAGGACACCCTGAGAGCCAGAGAGCTCTGGGAGGGCAGTTACAGGCGTTCAGACAAGAGCTCTGCTCCCGGGCACCTAGTGACCCACATGTGGCTCCTGCTCTCTGCTGCTCAGGGTAGGAAAGGCAGGTGTGGGACCCTTTCCAGCAGTGCCTGGCCAACCTCTACCAGCGGCCCGCAATGACGCCAAGGTGGACAAGGAATCTGAGGCCCAGTGAGGTGACCCAGAATCAGGGACAGGGCCTCCATAACAAGCCAAGTTCCTTGACCCCTTTCAGGAACAGCCTGCCAGGGACCTTACCTTCCAGAGCTGAGGCCTCTGTATTTTCCCCAGGGCTGCTGGCCGGCTCAGCAAGTGACTTGAGTGCATGGCAGGCTGTGATAATATCCTGCATCTGGAGGAAGCTGGCAACAGCCAGCACATCATCCACGTTCTCCGGGCTAAGGCTCAGCTTAGCAGTGTACATGAACTCCAACACCTGCCCCAGGCCTGTCAAGTACAGGACAGCCATCACAGATCCACTTCAGAGCCTACCAATGGGCTCTCCACCAGACCGCAAAAACACATTTTGAACAGTTAAGCAGTAAGCCTCCAGCACCTGTCTGCTGGGCTAGGGGCAGCTGCTAAAAAGATACGTCTGGGGACACCCCATCCCTCTAACAGCATGATCTTCAAGACACTGTCACCTGACATTTGCATGTCTGTGTCCGCATCTATAAAATAAGAGAATACCTCGTCCTGGTTATCTCAAAAACAGGTCACAGGGCTCTGGATGGGAGCATAGACCTAGGATTGGtccatctttttttccttcatccCAGCCCCAGCTAGGCCCCTCATCATTTTTAACATAGCCTGGCTGTTGGCCCCAGGACTAGCCTGGCCACAGAAAGGGATGAGGAGGGCTTAGGGCCAGCCTTGCTCcatccctgctaacaatgctggTCCCACTGCCTCTCTGCCCTGATCATACTGTGAACCTGTGTCCCTGGTTACACCACGTCCAGCCAGAGATGGGATAAACTTGGTACCCATAGAGTTAGGTGGGACATGCCTGCTGGCACTGCCCTAAAAGGGCCTTGCATGGTATGAGGCTCTGGCTCCAACAGGGTACCTGCCGCATTGCTGATGTCCAGATGTACCACGTCCTTCTGGTCCACGAAGAGCATCTTGAAGTATTCGCTGCAAGCTGCCAGCACCGCCTTGTGGGCCTTAAAGTCAACACCATCCACCACAAAGGTGCAGTCACAGAGAAGGCCCAGTTGCCGCTGCTGGTTCAGCTGCTCCAAGACACGCTGGCTGTGCTGGGGGAAATCCATGACTGCGGAAAGCCAGAGCCTCCTGTC harbors:
- the Zbtb17 gene encoding zinc finger and BTB domain-containing protein 17; its protein translation is MDFPQHSQRVLEQLNQQRQLGLLCDCTFVVDGVDFKAHKAVLAACSEYFKMLFVDQKDVVHLDISNAAGLGQVLEFMYTAKLSLSPENVDDVLAVASFLQMQDIITACHALKSLAEPASSPGENTEASALEGDKRAKEEKAAAAMLNRLDQARSSPHAGLSRELKEERGGQAESTASGAEQTEKADAPREPPPAELKPDPTSGMAAAEAEALSESSEQEVEVEPASKGEEEQEEEVTGPATVKEEGMHLENGETPEENEESAGTDSGQELGMEGRNLRSGTYGDRTESKAYGSIIHKCEDCGKEFTHTGNFKRHIRIHTGEKPFSCRECSKAFSDPAACKAHEKTHSPLKPYGCEECGKSYRLISLLNLHKKRHSGEARYRCGDCGKLFTTSGNLKRHQLVHSGQKPYQCDYCGRSFSDPTSKMRHLETHDTNKEHKCPHCDKKFNQVGNLKAHLKIHIADGPLKCRECGKQFTTSGNLKRHLRIHSGEKPYVCTHCQRQFADPGALQRHVRIHTGEKPCQCVMCGKAFTQASSLIAHVRQHTGEKPYVCERCGKRFVQSSQLANHIRHHDNIRPHKCSVCSKAFVNVGDLSKHIIIHTGEKPYLCDKCGRGFNRVDNLRSHVKTVHQGKAGIKILEPEEGGEVSVVTVDDMVTLATEALAATAVTQLTVVPVGAAVTADETEVLKAEISKAVKQVQEEDPNTHILYACDSCGDKFLDANSLAQHVRIHTAQALVMFQTDADFYQQYGPGSTWPAGQMLQAGELVFRPRDGAEGQPTLGETPPTAPDCPPPAE